The following proteins are encoded in a genomic region of Musa acuminata AAA Group cultivar baxijiao chromosome BXJ2-11, Cavendish_Baxijiao_AAA, whole genome shotgun sequence:
- the LOC135626970 gene encoding calreticulin-like produces the protein MAIRRRSPLAAAITVTLAVMSIASAEVYFEERFGDGWENRWVKSDWKKDENMVGDWNHTSGKWTGDPEDKGIQTTEDYRFYAISAEFPEFSNKDKTLVLQFSVKHEQKLDCGGGYIKLLSGEIDQKKFGGETPYSIMFGPDICGFSTKKVHAIFTRDGKNHLIKKEVTCETDQLTHVYTFVVRPDATYTILIDNNEKQTGSLYNDWDILPPKQIKDPDAKKPEDWDDKEYIPDPEDKKPEGYDDIPKEIPDPHATKPEDWDEEEDGEWTSPTIPNPEYKGPWKQKKIKNPNYKGKWKAPMIDNPDFKDDPYIYAYPNLRYVGIELWQVKAGSLFDNILVCDDPEYAKKIAEETWGKLKDAEKAAFDEAEKKKEEEEVKDDESDLDNEDEDDAEDADSKSDSDAEEDNETPHDEL, from the exons ATGGCGATACGGAGGAGGTCTCCCCTCGCCGCCGCCATCACGGTCACGCTTGCCGTCATGTCGATCGCCTCCGCTGAGGTCTACTTCGAGGAGCGATTCGGAG ATGGATGGGAGAATCGGTGGGTCAAATCTGATTGGAAGAAGGATGAGAATATGGTTGGCGACTGGAACCATACCTCTGGCAAATGGACTGGTGATCCCGAAGATAAAG GCATCCAGACCACTGAAGACTACAGATTCTATGCTATTTCAGCTGAGTTTCCTGAGTTCAGCAACAAGGATAAGACATTAGTGTTGCAATTCTCAGTTAAACATGAACAGAAACTTGACTGCGGAGGTGGCTACATTAAGCTGCTAAGTGGTGAAATTGATCAGAAGAAATTTGGTGGAGAGACCCCCTATAG TATCATGTTTGGGCCTGATATCTGTGGGTTCAGCACCAAAAAGGTTCATGCTATCTTCACACGTGATGGAAAGAACCACTTGATCAAGAAAGAAGTTACTTGCGAGACTGACCAGCTAACTCATGTTTACACTTTCGTTGTCCGCCCTGATGCTACGTATACTATTCTTATCGATAACAATGAGAAGCAAACGGGTAGCCTATATAATGATTGGGATATCCTTCCCCCAAAGCAAATTAAGGATCCTGATGCAAAGAAG CCAGAAGATTGGGATGACAAGGAATACATCCCTGATCCCGAGGACAAGAAACCAGAG GGGTATGATGACATTCCTAAGGAGATCCCTGATCCTCATGCGACAAAG CCAGAAGattgggatgaagaagaagatggtgaATGGACATCCCCAACCATTCCAAACCCTGAATATAAGGGACCCTGGAAGCAAAAG AAAATCAAGAATCCTAATTATAAGGGGAAGTGGAAGGCACCAATGATTGACAATCCAG ATTTCAAGGACGATCCCTACATTTATGCTTACCCCAACTTGAGATATGTAGGCATTGAGTTGTGGCAG GTCAAAGCTGGGTCACTATTTGACAACATTTTGGTCTGTGATGATCCTGAGTATGCTAAGAAAATTGCCGAAGAAACATGGGGCAAGCTTAAGGAT gcTGAAAAGGCTGCATTTGATGAGgctgagaaaaagaaagaagaagag GAAGTCAAGGATGATGAATCAGATTTAGAT AACGAAGATGAGGATGATGCAGAAGATGCTGATTCAAAGTCTGATTCAGATGCAGAAGAGGACAATGAAACTCCCCAT GATGAGCTTTAG